The following are encoded in a window of Limibacter armeniacum genomic DNA:
- a CDS encoding transposase: protein MSIKYEKEFKEMIVGLVESGQSVKLVASDYQVPDRTVRKWIPKGLPLY from the coding sequence ATGAGCATAAAATACGAGAAAGAATTCAAGGAAATGATAGTAGGATTGGTGGAATCAGGTCAATCCGTCAAACTGGTAGCATCCGATTATCAAGTCCCTGACCGCACAGTTCGTAAATGGATACCTAAAGGTCTACCATTATATTGA